The Candidatus Poribacteria bacterium genome has a segment encoding these proteins:
- a CDS encoding DUF1573 domain-containing protein yields SINAGIVTKPGSGTATFAITNTGGGTLTVSGIASSNAQFTVSPAPPYNLTTGQSQTVTVTFAPTKVGWEQSTLTITHNASGSPATVTAKGIGRMTPPTGNLTNTKIAFTSNRTGNYEMFSMAADGSNVVQLTNDGAFGGKWSPDGTKIVFVTSRHGVPEFEVYAMDADGSNQTRLTTSETIKSHSPSWSPDGTKIAFARGTNVGDTFIFVMDADGSNVNQLTSSGSAPPGQDPSWSPDGTKIAYGTHGSGSDIYVMNADGSNVVNVTNTPSSEEIAPSWSPDGTKLAFRTNRDGNNEIYVMGADGANPTRLTNDPGADDQAVWSPDGTKLAWSTSRNGALQTYVMNTDGTSPTRITNTAFIDAAPSWSPFLAPALPTYQNWQATLRLTGDLAGDHTVIVGVAPDASDGVNIDLEDTIAPPMPQPPASWLRLLRDGEYLSQDILAFADSRTWSVEVEVGSGTHYLSIEGLPEGVLVYYNDNPRIVHGPDTDATTAVVHPLPLGASISLNTGRHLLTLVLSKRLPQTLATTLGIRWRMFSLPGPTTNGAPADLVTRGVISMYGYGYF; encoded by the coding sequence TTCGATCAACGCTGGCATTGTCACGAAGCCGGGCTCCGGCACAGCGACCTTCGCCATTACGAACACCGGCGGCGGAACCCTGACCGTCAGCGGCATCGCGTCGTCGAACGCGCAGTTCACCGTCTCTCCCGCGCCGCCCTACAACCTGACGACGGGCCAGAGCCAGACGGTCACCGTCACCTTCGCGCCGACGAAGGTGGGCTGGGAGCAGTCGACGCTGACGATCACGCACAACGCCTCCGGCAGTCCGGCGACCGTCACGGCGAAGGGCATTGGGCGGATGACTCCGCCGACGGGGAATCTGACGAACACGAAGATCGCGTTCACGTCGAATAGGACCGGTAACTACGAGATGTTCTCCATGGCGGCAGATGGTTCGAACGTCGTCCAACTGACGAACGATGGCGCGTTCGGGGGCAAGTGGTCGCCCGACGGAACCAAGATAGTGTTTGTGACGTCGCGACACGGCGTCCCGGAGTTTGAGGTCTACGCCATGGATGCCGACGGAAGCAACCAAACTCGTCTTACGACCAGCGAGACCATCAAGAGTCACAGTCCGTCGTGGTCGCCAGACGGGACCAAGATTGCTTTTGCCAGGGGCACGAACGTTGGCGACACATTCATCTTTGTCATGGACGCAGACGGAAGTAACGTCAATCAGCTTACATCGTCCGGAAGCGCTCCACCGGGACAAGACCCGTCATGGTCTCCCGACGGTACGAAGATCGCGTACGGGACGCATGGCAGCGGCTCCGACATCTACGTCATGAATGCCGACGGGTCGAACGTCGTCAACGTGACGAATACGCCGTCGAGTGAGGAGATCGCGCCCTCGTGGTCTCCGGATGGGACGAAGCTCGCGTTCCGCACGAACCGCGATGGGAACAACGAGATCTACGTCATGGGCGCAGACGGAGCGAATCCAACACGACTCACGAACGATCCGGGCGCGGACGACCAGGCGGTTTGGTCTCCGGATGGGACGAAGCTCGCGTGGAGCACGAGTCGGAACGGTGCACTCCAGACCTACGTGATGAACACGGATGGGACAAGCCCAACGCGCATCACCAACACTGCCTTCATCGATGCGGCTCCGTCCTGGTCTCCGTTCCTGGCTCCTGCGCTACCAACCTACCAGAACTGGCAGGCGACGCTCCGCCTGACGGGCGACCTGGCAGGGGACCACACGGTCATCGTCGGCGTTGCGCCGGACGCGTCGGATGGCGTCAACATCGACCTGGAAGACACGATCGCCCCGCCCATGCCGCAGCCTCCGGCGTCATGGCTCCGCCTGCTGCGAGACGGTGAGTATCTGTCGCAGGACATCCTCGCCTTCGCGGACAGCCGTACGTGGAGCGTCGAAGTCGAGGTAGGCAGCGGAACGCACTACCTCTCCATCGAAGGACTGCCGGAAGGCGTGCTCGTCTACTACAACGACAACCCGCGCATCGTCCACGGGCCCGACACGGACGCGACGACGGCGGTCGTCCATCCGCTGCCCCTGGGGGCAAGCATATCCCTGAACACGGGCAGGCACCTCTTGACGCTCGTGCTGTCGAAGCGCCTGCCGCAGACGCTGGCGACGACGTTGGGCATCCGCTGGCGCATGTTCTCCCTGCCGGGTCCGACGACGAACGGAGCTCCGGCGGATTTGGTGACGCGAGGCGTCATCTCGATGTATGGCTACGGCTACTTC